The following nucleotide sequence is from Candidatus Thermoplasmatota archaeon.
AACATCAAAATGAAGGTTTTGTTATAACTAGCTCACCATGTTTTACTCCTTTTATTGCTTTTATACTATCTGCTAATTTTCTCACATTTTTAGCTTTTCCATGAACCGCAAGGACCTCAAGACATGTATGTTCGTCAACATGAATATGAGTTGTCGAGGAAATCTCGGACTGATGATGATGTTGAAGATGTAATAATCTATTTGTAACATCGCCTACATCGTG
It contains:
- the nikR gene encoding nickel-responsive transcriptional regulator NikR, whose product is MTVERVGVSFEPELLAKFDALIKKKGYTNRSEAIRDLVRKSLIEAEIETEKGDVIGTITIIYDHDVGDVTNRLLHLQHHHQSEISSTTHIHVDEHTCLEVLAVHGKAKNVRKLADSIKAIKGVKHGELVITKPSF